Sequence from the Aspergillus nidulans FGSC A4 chromosome III genome:
GCGCCTGCTGTTCGGTTGAGTCGCCAGGCTTGTCTAGAAGCTCATGTTTGGGACCAGTTGAACGAGGGGTGTGCGATCCTCTCGAGGCGAAAGCTTGTTGTATAGATAGCGACTCCCAGCCTAGTATTCTAGCAGTATAGTGTCTGGATAGGTAGCTATATATATAAACACAAACCATAGTAATGAAAACAAGCCGCAGCAAGCCACAGAAAACTATAACAACCGCAACGGGTACTTTTTACTCTGAAATAAGGGTCCTGATATTAAGTTGTTATAGACTTAGGTTACAGAGTGAATcgctttcccttttcctGTTATCTACACGAATAGTCAAGTATACTCTGAGATCTGTAGGCATGGCACTGCTCATGAGTCTGCATGTTACCAGCCCAACTAGGTTTAACGTGTTGGACGAGCGGCCCAGGTGTCACCATTGATCCAATAATCGGCTCAAAGCAGGTGGCTACGTAATTGCCAAGAACTCTATCACCAAAAAGGCCCTAGCTCAGCCCGCCTGTCAGTGGTGCCTTCTTTCCAATGCGCATCCCATATCTACTCCGAGTAAAGCCTTTAAGCCGTGGTTCTTAGATAATGCAATCCCAACTTTGTAGTATTTTTAGAATAAGCATAGTTGGGGCGGACAAAGGTGATCCCAAAGCTCACGCAGCCGTGGCTGACGGCTAGCGATAGTATCCAATAAACATGACTGTCTGGTCACGGTGCAGGCGTTCGTCAGGCAGCTCAGCATAGAAAAGCTCCTGCCTCCGGGCGACAGGCGTCCCAAAAATGACTCATCAACTCTCGTCGAAGTCAGTCTAAGTCAGTGAGGCTGCTTTCTCGCGCCGATAGCCCCAGACATCCAGTCGCTCTATTACGGGAGTGTGCGCTTTTAAGGCGCCTCTGTGACATTGCGGGCTCAGTCTCGCTGATGCAGCCAGAGTGGCGGGGGCTGCGATGTTGTCTTGCATGTTACAATGGAAAATACACTGAGTATTTGGTAGGGTTTCTGATATGTCCGGAGTAACTGGGTACAACTTGAGCGTCGCCGCGCTATCAACAAATGTACCTCAGAAAGATGAATATCTCCCAATGTATTCTCGAAGCCCTGTGCCTGGTTTCAGCTGTATTTCAATAGGTAAAGTATGGTCTGAGCTCAGGATTTACGGCAGGCTGGTCGGCAGAAGTGCTACCAGTCTGCGCGTGGCTCGAGGTTGATATGGAAGCCGTTCAGATCCGGCGTGGCAATACCTTCGACAAGGAGGTATGAATGTTGCATAATTGAGCAGAGACGGATTTCCTGAGGAGGGAGCTTGCCAGCAGAGGCGAGCTCTAGCAGCAGGCCGTCTGTTGGCAAAAGCTCGAAATGACCCAGGAATGGGCAGAATCAAATGAGAACTCTGCTTGCCGGAGGACAAAAGTGAGGTCGAGGATGGGGAAATGGAAAGTGATACCGAAGACTTCGCAACTGAGGTTAAAGCCAATTAGTTCAACTTTGAATATATTCCTCTCTTTTACAAGCCTTAATATTCAATATATTTTCCGACCCTCCATCTGGATGAGACCATTGATAGCGAATTTTTTTCATTTCGGGCTTCAAAAGTTCGGGTTCGCTGACTGGCAAATTGAATTGGCCCTAAGTCAACGTAACGAGCTCAAAAGCCTGTAGTATATAGTAAATGTAATGAAGCATCTTCTGCATGTCCAGATCGGCTCGAACTTTACCTAATCACTGTCAGATTGGCTGCTATGGCCCCCATTCCAGTCATCAACCCTCTCCATTGCCTCTTTTTCTCAAAGAGCCAGACTGTTCAAACTCCCCTTGTTTCTCTCGTCCCGCCAGACCATCCGCCTGACTACTAGTACTTGCCTGCTAATCTCGTGCGGGTGGCCAACAGCCAGTCATCCAAACTCCCCAAAGAGAACATCGATAAACCCCGGTCCGCAGAAATCCAATGCGGCTCGAATCCAATCGATAGTATGTTCGATCATCTCATGACTGTTGCCTGCTGATGATGTTTTTACAGTACAATCCTTGGACAGCAGCGCGCTCGGTGACGGCACCGTGATTGGATGCGACTTGGTAAAAAGGTTGTAGAGTTGGGTAGTGGCCTCACCAGTCTCGTAAAGGGTGATATTTCGGCAGTATTGGTCTTGGGAGGTAAGAACCAATGCTAGGTATGACCGTTGCGATGGAGTGCTAGTGCCCcctgtcacaggctatgacctggatcttggttgtcggccatgccctcaacctggttctaaataaggtttctgcaacatcagtgtacagcttcggaaattgcggcctcgaagcttaggaaaggaaatccgtcctcataactttggaaaagggatccgtcggcatacaggtccgggaagtcagaaaagTTGAtaaaaggaggaggaagatatctgcgcttctgtcttttgtttctttctctaagcttgtgatactcgtttatacaggacagccagttgaaaataatactgcctacgcccgttacacCCCCTGCAGGGAGGTCAAGTATGTTGGTGCATACAGTCAATACTGCTTAGCAGATGAACACATCTCCTTACAGAAATGTTGAGCAAATCTAACTACAAAGTATAGATCTATCACAAGCTTCATTCCGCCAAGTCACAGCAAATTTACAGAATCCGCCTTAAAACTTCCCGATTGAGTTTCCTGCTCGAAATGTCCGGGACCCCTGACAGATGTAAAATCAACTGTAGATCCCCCAGCAGGCTCCTGATAACATGCCTCACCCCTTCCTGTCCACTGATGGCCAGTCCGTAGACGTACGGTCTCCCTACGAGCACCATCTTTGCTCCCAAGGCAAGCGCCTTGGCGATATCAGCACCGCATCTGACGCCAGAATCAAATAAGACTTCAATCTTCTGGCCGACTgcatccacaatctcagGCAATACCTCGAGAGACCCAACTCCACCATCTTGCTGCCTCCCGCCGTGGTTGGATACCACAATGCCGTGCACGCCGACCTCAATAGCCCTCTTTGCGTCAGCGACTGTCTGAATTCCTTTCAACACAATTGGCCCATCCCAATGCTCCTTTAAGAAGCTGATATCCTCCCACCCGTGGCTTGTACCCGGGAAGATTGTATGCGCCCATTCCTGTGCTGCCTTcccaacatcctcctccacctcggcTCCATGCTTCTCCTTGAATCGTTTCCGGAAAACGGGATCCGAAAATCCTATCTCCACACCGATGTTATCGTTGCGTAGAAACGGATTATAACCATTGTCGAGATCACTAGGCCGCCAGCCGAGCATATACGTATCCAATGTTACAACAAGCACCTTATATCCATTCTCTTTGGCTCTTTTCAGCAGACTAGCCGTGATGTCGTGATGCTCGTTGCTGGGCCAATAGAGCTGGTACCATCTTGGCCCGTCTCTGTTTGCCTTCGCAACATTCTCGAGGCTTGTTGACGTCGCCGTGCTCAATATAAACGTGACGCCTTCCTCCCCTGCGGCCTTCGCAGCCGCTGATTCACCCTCCTGATGGAAAATCCTCTGCACGCCCACAGGTGCCAGGGCGAGAGGATACTCGTACTCGTCCCCAAATAAAGTGGTTTTCAGATTC
This genomic interval carries:
- a CDS encoding lactate 2-monooxygenase (transcript_id=CADANIAT00006465), whose translation is MAKPDPLTYSTETFIAGLHDTKPPVTFDPLAWEALAKERLSADSFGYVWGSAGTRQTDDNNRAAFKKWGIVPSRLVKANFTNLKTTLFGDEYEYPLALAPVGVQRIFHQEGESAAAKAAGEEGVTFILSTATSTSLENVAKANRDGPRWYQLYWPSNEHHDITASLLKRAKENGYKVLVVTLDTYMLGWRPSDLDNGYNPFLRNDNIGVEIGFSDPVFRKRFKEKHGAEVEEDVGKAAQEWAHTIFPGTSHGWEDISFLKEHWDGPIVLKGIQTVADAKRAIEVGVHGIVVSNHGGRQQDGGVGSLEVLPEIVDAVGQKIEVLFDSGVRCGADIAKALALGAKMVLVGRPYVYGLAISGQEGVRHVIRSLLGDLQLILHLSGVPDISSRKLNREVLRRIL